One genomic region from Cucurbita pepo subsp. pepo cultivar mu-cu-16 unplaced genomic scaffold, ASM280686v2 Cp4.1_scaffold000359, whole genome shotgun sequence encodes:
- the LOC111785075 gene encoding NAC domain-containing protein 30-like, whose product MENLESCVPPGFRFHPTDEELVGYYLERKINAQKIDLDVIIDIDLYKMEPWDIEGNCKFGLEEQKEWYFFSHKDRKYPTGSRTNRATSAGFWKATGRDKAVVSKNRVIGMRKTLVFYIGRAPNGRKTDWIIHEYRLQTSQLAPTQEEGWVVCKAFKKPNPNQSQGIGGWNNNGYHNQNQGYYDLKNNPQFVRSLAFSDGMTPTHMLNSSCLEYQHFVPNNNHSSCFDINQLIQLPSLESPMLSPSFDTNETKRNHDVMSPSSSYPNFFPNY is encoded by the exons ATGGAGAATTTGGAGTCATGTGTACCACCAGGCTTTAGGTTTCACCCAACTGATGAAGAACTTGTTGGGTATTATCTGGAAAGGAAGATCAACGCACAGAAGATTGACTTAGATGTGATTATTGATATCGACCTCTACAAAATGGAGCCATGGGACATCGAAG GTAATTGTAAATTTGGCCTCGAAGAACAGAAGGAGTGGTATTTCTTTAGTCATAAAGACCGAAAGTACCCGACGGGAAGTCGAACAAACCGAGCTACAAGTGCGGGGTTTTGGAAGGCCACAGGGAGGGATAAGGCCGTTGTTTCAAAGAATAGAGTGATTGGGATGAGAAAGACATTGGTGTTTTATATAGGACGAGCTCCTAACGGCAGAAAAACTGATTGGATTATACATGAATATCGTCTCCAAACCTCTCAACTTGCACCTACTCAG GAAGAAGGTTGGGTGGTATGTAAAGCATTCAAAAAGCCAAACCCTAATCAAAGCCAAGGCATTGGAGGTTGGAACAATAATGGGTAtcataatcaaaatcaagggTATTATGATCTAAAAAACAACCCTCAATTTGTTAGGTCCCTTGCCTTTTCAGATGGCATGACTCCAACCCACATGCTCAATTCCTCTTGTTTGGAGTATCAACATTTTGTCCCAAACAACAATCATTCCTCTTGTTTCGACATAAACCAACTCATCCAACTCCCGAGTCTCGAAAGCCCGATGCTGTCGCCTAGCTTTGACACTAACGAGACGAAGAGAAATCACGATGTAATGTCGCCTTCTTCTTCATACCCTAATTTTTTCCCAAACTATTGA